The Agromyces sp. G08B096 DNA window TCATCGCCCTGCTCGGGCTGCTCGTCGTCGGCATCCCGTTCCTCAGCGTGATGGGCGTCGCGGCCGCGTTCGCCGTCTTCATCGCGGTCGCCGGCGCCGTCACGCTGCTGCCCGCGCTGATGGGGCTGCTCGGCGACCGGCTCGCTCCGAAGCCGGGCAGCCGGGCCGCGCGCCGGGCGACCGCGGCCGATGACGGCGGCCGGCCCACGATGGGCCGCCGCTGGGTGCAGACGGTGCTGAAGGCGCCGGTCGTGTTCGTGCTGCTGGTGGTGGGCCTGCTCGGCGCGGCGGCCGTGCCGGCCGCGAGCCTCGACCTCAACCTGCCCGCCGGCAACGGCGAGCCCGGCTCGAGCCAGCGCGAGGCGTACGACCTCATCGAGACGGGCTTCGGACCCGGCTACAACGGGCCGCTCATCGTGACGGTCGACATCACCCAGACGACCGACATCTTCGACGACCTCGACGCCATCGGCGCGCGCATCGCCGAGCTCGACGGCGTCGCCTACGTCGGCCAGGGGCTGCCGAACGAGACGGCCGACACGGCGATCATCCAGGTCATCCCAGACAGTGCGCCCGACGACCCCGAGACCAAGCAGGTCGTGCAGGAGATCCGCGACCTCGAACCGTCGATTCAAGACGACTACGGCACACCCATCGCCGTCACGGGCTACACGGCCGTGTCGATCGACATCTCCCAGCGGCTCACCGACGCCCTCGTGCCGTTCGCGCTCATCGTGGTCGGCCTGTCGATCGTGCTGCTGCTCATCGTGTTCCGGTCGGTGTTCGTGCCCGTGAAGGCGGCGCTCGGCTTCCTCCTGTCGGCGTTCGGCGCCATCGGCGCGACCGTCGCCGTCTTCCAGTGGGGATGGTTCGCCGACCTGCTGCACATCGAGCCCGGGCCGATCCTGAGCTTCCTGCCGATCCTGCTCATGGCGGTGCTGTTCGGCCTCGCGATGGACTACGAGGTGTTCCTCGTCTCCGGCATGCGCGAGGAGTACGTGAAGACGGGGGAGCCGCGCAGTTCGGTCGTGCACGGCTTCCAGCACGCCGCCCGGGTGGTCACGGCGGCGGCCCTCATCATGTTCTTCGTCTTCTTCGCCTTCGTGCCCGAGGGCAGCGGCGTCATCAAGGGCATCGCGTTCGCGCTCGCCGTCGGCGTCGCGTTCGACGCGTTCCTCGTGCGGATGACCCTGGTGCCGGCGGCGATGGCGCTCGCCGGACGCGGCGCCTGGTGGCTGCCGCGCCGACTCGCACGCCTCCTGCCCGACGTCGACATCGAGGGCGAGGGCCTGCGCGCCCACCTCGAGCAGGCCGAGTGGGCGACGTCGCGCCGAGGCGCGGTGCTCGCCGAGCACGCCGTGTTCGGGCTCCCCGAGCGGCCCATCGGCCCGATCGACCTCGACGTCCCTGCGGGCGGACTCCTGCTCGTCGAGGGCGAGCCGGTCGACCGCCGCATCGTCATGGCCACTCTCGCCGGCCGGCTGGAGCCGGTGGAGGGCCGGGTGGCCGTGCTCGGCGCGCCCCTGCCGACCGACGCGCGCCGCGTGCAGCGGCAAGTCGCCATCGCCGAGCTCGACACGGGCGCCGGGCCCGGCCGCAGCCCATCACGGAGCGCCGGCGAGGTCATCGGCGCCAGAGCGGATGCCACGCGCCCCTGGTACCGGCTCACCGCGTCGCGCGCCGTGGTCGACGACTGGCTCGACCGGCTGGGCGAGGCCCGCGACCCGGGCGGCAGTGCCATCCGGCCCGGCACGCCGGTGACCGCGCTCGGGGCCGTCGACCGGTCGCTGGTCGCGCTCGCCGCCGCGCTCGCCGAGGAGCCGCGGGCGGTCGTGATCGACCTCGACGACGAGACCGGCGCCGACGGCGCCCGGTTCTGGGCGGCTGCGGCCCGGCTCGTGCCCGCCGGCACCACCGTCATCGCCGGCGTCGACCCCGGCCACGGCGCCGCCGCCTTCGCCGCCCGTGGCATCCGAACCATCCGTACCGGCCCCGTTCTCCAGGAGGCGTCCCGATGAGCACCAGACTCGACGCGCTGCTCGGCAGCACCCCCAGGCAGCGGCGACTCCGCTTCGGCGGCCTGCTCGCCGCCGTGCTCGTCGTGCCGCTCGCCGTCGCCGGACTGGTCTCCGGCGCGCTCGGCGGAGCCGCCGACCGGCTCGAGTCCATCCCCGCCGTCGTGGTGAACGACGACGAGATGGTCACCACGACCACGCCCGACGGCGAGGAGCAGTCGGTGCTCGCCGGGCGCCTGCTCGTGACCGAGCTCACCGGCGAGGGCGGCACCGGATTCGACTGGTCGATCACCAACGACGAGGAAGCCGCGGCGAAGCTCGCCGACGGCGAGGTGTACGCCGTGCTCACCATCCCGCCCGGGTTCTCGCAGTCGATCACCTCGATGTCGGGCAGCGACCCGACGAAGGCCGAGCTCTCGATCCGCACCGACGACGCGCACGGCTACCTCGCCGGCGCGGTCGCGCAGTCGGTCGGCACCGCGATGAGCGCGGCGTTCGGCCAGGAGATCACGGCGCAGTACCTCGAGGGGTTCTACGGCAACCTCGCGACACTCGGCGGATCGCTCGGCGACGCCGCCGACGGCGCGGCCGAGCTCTCCAGCGGTGCCGGCGAGCTGGCCTCCGGCGTGCAGCAGCTCTCGCAGGGCATCGCCCAGGCGGCGAGCGGGGCCACGGATGCCGCGGCCGGGGCGAGCGCGTACGCGGACGGTGTCGCGCAGTACACCGCGGGCGTCGACGGGATCGCGTCGGGGCTCGCGGACCTGAACGCCGGTGCGCAGGGCCTCGACCGGATCTCCGACGGCTGGGACGCGTACACCAGCGGCATCACGACCGGCGTCGGCGAGGCAGACCGGTACCTCGGCTCGGCCACGCAAGGCCTGCAGGACTTCATCGCCGCGAACCCCGAGATCGCCGCCGAATACCCCCAGCTCGCGACGGCCGTCGGCGCGATCGACGGCGTGCGGGGCGAGCTCGGCCAGCTCGCGACCGGCGGACAGACGCTCGCCGCGAGCTCGCGGGCGGCGATCGACGGGACCCAGTCCGGCATCGCGCAGCTCGCGGACGGCGCGGCACAGGTCTCGGCCGGCTCGCCCGAGGTCCGTGACGGCGCCGGCTCGCTCGCCTCGGGCGTCGGCGAACTCGCCACCGGGCTCGACCAGCTCTCGGCGGGCGCCTCCGGCGCGGCATCCGGCGCCTCGCAGCTGGCCGGCGGCAGCACCGAACTCGCCGACGGACTCGCGCAGGGCGCCGAAGGCGCATCCGCGCTCACCGACATCGACGCCGAGCGCACCGCCGACGTCGTCGCAGAGCCCGTCGTCGTCGACACCGCGCGCGACCACGAGATCGGCTCCACCGGTGAGGTGATCGGCATGCTGTTCGTGCCCATCGGGCTCTGGGTCGGCGCGCTCGCCCTGTTCCTCGTGTTCCGCCCCATCCCGCGGGAGGCGCTCCGCAGCACGACCTCGACCGGCGGCCTCGTCTGGCGCGCGCTCGCCAGGGCGTCGCTCGTAGGGCTGGCGCAAGCGGTCGCCGTCGTCGCCCTCCTGCACACCGCGCTCGGGGTGTCGTGGTCGCTCGCGCCGCAGACGCTCGCCTTCTCGGCGCTGCTCGCGGTCGTCTTCACCGCGCTGCACGCCTTCCTCACGACCTGGCTCGGACGAGCGGGGCTCCTCGTCTCGCTCGTGCTCGTCGCCCTGCAGCTCGCGGCGACCGGCGGCCTCTACCCCGTCGAGGTGCTGAGCGGGCCGTTCCAGGCGGTCAGCCCGCTGCTGCCCCTCACCTGGGCCGTGCAGGGCATGCAGGCCATCGTGTCGGGCGCCGGAGGCGGTGCCGTCGCGGTCGCGGCGGGCGTGCTCGCGCTGTTCGGCATCGGCGCGGTGCTGCTCACGACCGCGGTCGTCGCGCGGCGGAGGGGCATCCGATCGACGGGCTTCGCCGCCGCGGCACTGGGATAGCCTGAGAGGAGCGCGAGGAGGCAGACGCCGAGATGACGAACACCCCCGAACCAGACGACCTGTACGTCGATCACGCCTACGACATGGTCGTGGTCTCCAACCGGCTCCCCGTGGACTACCGCGAGGGCCCCGGCGGCGAGACCGAATGGCGGAGTTCGCCAGGCGGCCTCGTCACCGCGCTCGAGCCCGTCATGCGCGCCGCCGACGGCGCCTGGGTCGGCTGGGCCGGCGTCGCCGACCGCGAGTTCGACCCGTTCGAGCACGACGGCATCTCGATCATCCCGGTACCGCTCTCGGCCGACGAGCTCGAGGACTACTACGAGGGCTTCTCCAACGACACGCTCTGGCCGCTGTACCACGACGTGATCGCACCGCCCTCGTTCCACCGCGAATGGTGGGACGCCTACGTCCGCGTCAACCGCCGCTTCGCCGAGGCCGCCGCGCGCGCCGCCGCAGAAGGCGCGGTCGTCTGGGTGCAGGACTACCAGCTTCAGCTCGTGCCACGGATGCTCCGCGAGAGCCGGCCCGACCTCGTGATCGGCTTCTTCAACCACATCCCGTTCCCGGCGTACGGCATCTACTCCCAGCTGCCGTGGCGACGCCAGGTCATCGACGGGCTGCTCGGCGCCGACGTCATCGGCTTCCAGCGCGCCGCCGACGCGGGCAACTTCTCCCGCGCCGTCCGCCGGCTCTTCGGCTACACCACCCGCGGCACCGTGATCGAGGTGCCCGAGCCCGACGGCGAGGTGCGCCGCGTCGTCGCCCGCCACTTCCCGATCTCGATCGACGCCGGCGGGTTCGAGGAGCTCGCCCGACGGCCCGACATCCAGGCGCGGGCGCGCCAGATCCGCGAGGAGCTCGGCAACCCGAAGACGGTGATGCTCGGCGTCGACCGGCTCGACTACACCAAGGGCATCCGGCACCGGCTGAAGGCGTTCGGCGAGCTGCTGCGCGATGGGCGCCTGAACGTCGAGGACGT harbors:
- a CDS encoding YhgE/Pip family protein, with the protein product MSTRLDALLGSTPRQRRLRFGGLLAAVLVVPLAVAGLVSGALGGAADRLESIPAVVVNDDEMVTTTTPDGEEQSVLAGRLLVTELTGEGGTGFDWSITNDEEAAAKLADGEVYAVLTIPPGFSQSITSMSGSDPTKAELSIRTDDAHGYLAGAVAQSVGTAMSAAFGQEITAQYLEGFYGNLATLGGSLGDAADGAAELSSGAGELASGVQQLSQGIAQAASGATDAAAGASAYADGVAQYTAGVDGIASGLADLNAGAQGLDRISDGWDAYTSGITTGVGEADRYLGSATQGLQDFIAANPEIAAEYPQLATAVGAIDGVRGELGQLATGGQTLAASSRAAIDGTQSGIAQLADGAAQVSAGSPEVRDGAGSLASGVGELATGLDQLSAGASGAASGASQLAGGSTELADGLAQGAEGASALTDIDAERTADVVAEPVVVDTARDHEIGSTGEVIGMLFVPIGLWVGALALFLVFRPIPREALRSTTSTGGLVWRALARASLVGLAQAVAVVALLHTALGVSWSLAPQTLAFSALLAVVFTALHAFLTTWLGRAGLLVSLVLVALQLAATGGLYPVEVLSGPFQAVSPLLPLTWAVQGMQAIVSGAGGGAVAVAAGVLALFGIGAVLLTTAVVARRRGIRSTGFAAAALG
- a CDS encoding MMPL family transporter, which produces MALLLHRIGRFAYRRAWLVVIGWVVALGALLGLGLGLGGQLQESYSIPGTESQEAIDQLAAVFPQTAGASAKAVIDAPDGDSVESDANRAAIEAMEAELEGIDGVASVLGPFDEYAGDQVSGDERTAYIQVTFDGAVSDVTQASLDAVTAAGELGEDAGLTVAFGGEVFQETTFGLTVTEALGVLFAGVVLFITFGSLVSAGMPLLTALVGVGAAFGGISIVAAFATVSSTAPMLAVMIGLAVGIDYALFILSRHRTQLARGQDAEESAAEAVATAGGAVVFAGLTVIIALLGLLVVGIPFLSVMGVAAAFAVFIAVAGAVTLLPALMGLLGDRLAPKPGSRAARRATAADDGGRPTMGRRWVQTVLKAPVVFVLLVVGLLGAAAVPAASLDLNLPAGNGEPGSSQREAYDLIETGFGPGYNGPLIVTVDITQTTDIFDDLDAIGARIAELDGVAYVGQGLPNETADTAIIQVIPDSAPDDPETKQVVQEIRDLEPSIQDDYGTPIAVTGYTAVSIDISQRLTDALVPFALIVVGLSIVLLLIVFRSVFVPVKAALGFLLSAFGAIGATVAVFQWGWFADLLHIEPGPILSFLPILLMAVLFGLAMDYEVFLVSGMREEYVKTGEPRSSVVHGFQHAARVVTAAALIMFFVFFAFVPEGSGVIKGIAFALAVGVAFDAFLVRMTLVPAAMALAGRGAWWLPRRLARLLPDVDIEGEGLRAHLEQAEWATSRRGAVLAEHAVFGLPERPIGPIDLDVPAGGLLLVEGEPVDRRIVMATLAGRLEPVEGRVAVLGAPLPTDARRVQRQVAIAELDTGAGPGRSPSRSAGEVIGARADATRPWYRLTASRAVVDDWLDRLGEARDPGGSAIRPGTPVTALGAVDRSLVALAAALAEEPRAVVIDLDDETGADGARFWAAAARLVPAGTTVIAGVDPGHGAAAFAARGIRTIRTGPVLQEASR